A stretch of the Cellulomonas sp. WB94 genome encodes the following:
- a CDS encoding LpqB family beta-propeller domain-containing protein, translating to MTTTRRPVRRTAVLPLVAALVVVLLGACAAIPTSGAVGVGVNEVSEPGPLSPLGERPDPGAGPVAIVQGFLTASAAGFSRDPSADVNNDFSVAREYLAGEARGTWRPRERVVVYPTSSIPEITLVSDTQVQVKLTVAARIDANGQYAEAVPGAQESLVFDLVEDSSGQWRISVLDDGVVLSAPSFEQVYRSAAIYFLSPDNSYLVPDVRWFPVRNLATSVVQALLAGPSAWLRDGVRTAVPDSVELTPDAVPIAADGTAVVGLSGAALADADERALLLAQIEATLRIPRVSGVEVTAGGVPLTTTPAVLERGIASDEPLEALQGDVLTTMSKGALVPVDGVGSLAGLAAHDPARDEAGTLRVLLSGTDSLVLAPTVDAPAKALLQAPGLVAPSVDRLGWAWTAHTGATGSLDAVRADGQLVSVGADWLVGRTVRSLRVSRDGTRIAVVSSGPDGLTLDVAAVMRDDKDRPQQLGAALGVGSTLVDATRVVWVDDSTLGVLGRSGAATAAAYHLVPLAGQTRALPTLEDAVTIAGGKGERALYAATSDGQLFWRSGQSWVVASTGARDPYLPG from the coding sequence ATGACCACCACGCGCAGGCCTGTCCGCCGCACCGCCGTGCTTCCCCTGGTCGCGGCGCTCGTGGTGGTGCTCCTCGGTGCGTGCGCGGCGATCCCCACGTCGGGCGCGGTCGGTGTCGGCGTCAACGAGGTGAGCGAGCCCGGCCCGCTCAGCCCGCTCGGTGAGCGGCCCGACCCCGGCGCGGGGCCGGTGGCGATCGTCCAGGGGTTCCTCACGGCGAGCGCGGCCGGCTTCAGCCGCGACCCGAGCGCCGACGTGAACAACGACTTCAGCGTCGCGCGCGAGTACCTCGCTGGGGAGGCCCGCGGCACCTGGCGACCGCGCGAGCGCGTCGTGGTGTACCCGACGTCGTCGATCCCCGAGATCACGCTGGTCTCCGACACGCAGGTCCAGGTCAAGCTCACCGTGGCGGCACGGATCGACGCGAACGGCCAGTACGCCGAGGCGGTGCCGGGAGCCCAGGAGTCGCTGGTCTTCGACCTCGTCGAGGACAGCTCCGGGCAGTGGCGGATCTCGGTGCTCGACGACGGCGTCGTGCTGTCCGCACCGAGCTTCGAGCAGGTGTACCGGTCGGCCGCGATCTACTTCCTGTCTCCGGACAACAGCTACCTCGTGCCCGACGTCCGGTGGTTCCCGGTGCGCAACCTCGCGACGTCGGTCGTGCAGGCACTGCTCGCAGGCCCGTCGGCGTGGCTTCGGGACGGTGTGCGGACGGCGGTCCCGGACAGCGTCGAGCTCACCCCGGACGCCGTGCCGATCGCTGCCGACGGCACGGCCGTGGTGGGCCTGTCGGGGGCGGCCCTGGCCGATGCGGACGAACGCGCCCTGCTGCTCGCGCAGATCGAGGCGACGCTCCGGATCCCCCGCGTGAGCGGGGTCGAGGTCACGGCGGGAGGTGTCCCGCTCACGACGACGCCGGCCGTGCTGGAGAGGGGTATCGCCTCCGACGAGCCGCTCGAGGCTCTGCAGGGCGACGTCCTGACGACGATGTCGAAGGGCGCGCTGGTGCCCGTCGACGGCGTGGGCTCGCTGGCCGGTCTGGCGGCTCACGACCCTGCGCGCGACGAGGCCGGCACGTTGCGCGTCCTGCTGTCGGGCACCGACTCGCTGGTGCTGGCGCCCACCGTCGACGCGCCCGCGAAGGCTCTGCTCCAGGCGCCGGGGCTCGTGGCGCCGTCGGTGGACCGGCTCGGCTGGGCGTGGACGGCGCACACCGGGGCGACCGGCTCGCTCGACGCGGTCAGGGCCGACGGGCAGCTCGTCTCCGTGGGCGCCGACTGGCTCGTGGGACGGACGGTGCGGTCGTTGCGGGTCTCGCGGGACGGCACCCGGATCGCGGTCGTGTCCAGCGGGCCGGACGGCCTCACGCTCGACGTCGCGGCCGTGATGCGGGACGACAAGGACCGACCGCAGCAGCTCGGCGCGGCGCTGGGTGTCGGCTCCACGCTCGTCGATGCGACCCGCGTCGTCTGGGTCGACGACTCGACCCTCGGCGTCCTCGGCCGATCCGGAGCGGCGACTGCCGCGGCCTACCACCTCGTGCCGCTCGCCGGGCAGACGCGCGCCCTGCCCACCCTCGAGGACGCGGTGACGATCGCCGGCGGCAAGGGTGAGCGCGCGCTGTACGCAGCGACCTCCGACGGGCAGCTGTTCTGGCGGTCCGGGCAGAGCTGGGTGGTTGCCTCGACGGGTGCGCGGGACCCGTACCTGCCGGGCTGA
- a CDS encoding phosphoribosyltransferase family protein: MPTATTRSDGRAPRTPVRMLGGLVGAVADLGGLVLPVSCPGCGAYDEVVCAECLALLCGPPWRCEAGAGRLDRMDGRPLLPVWTLASYTGPLRELVVAWKDRGRADVGGRFEQALDRGVRELVPALRAGTTDALLVVPAPSSAAARRRRGDDVVGRLARATARACSTEGLAAVAVPVLVRRGRGRDQVGLGARARSRNLAGHVVVRRASTSSIRGRSVLLLDDVLTTGATLAACEQALGLAGAVVIGALTIAATPSPGRTAGRVEVGADPV, encoded by the coding sequence ATGCCGACTGCCACGACGCGGAGCGACGGACGGGCGCCTCGGACGCCCGTGAGGATGCTGGGCGGGCTGGTCGGCGCGGTCGCCGACCTGGGCGGGCTCGTCCTGCCGGTGTCCTGCCCGGGGTGCGGTGCCTACGACGAGGTCGTGTGTGCCGAGTGCCTCGCCCTCCTCTGCGGCCCTCCGTGGAGGTGCGAGGCGGGGGCCGGACGGCTCGACCGGATGGACGGGCGCCCGCTGCTGCCGGTGTGGACGCTCGCCTCCTACACCGGGCCGCTGCGTGAGCTCGTCGTCGCCTGGAAGGACCGGGGGCGTGCAGACGTCGGCGGCCGGTTCGAGCAAGCGCTCGACCGAGGTGTTCGCGAGCTCGTTCCTGCCCTCCGGGCCGGGACGACCGATGCGCTGCTCGTCGTGCCTGCGCCGTCCTCGGCGGCCGCGCGACGGCGCCGGGGGGACGACGTCGTCGGACGCCTCGCGCGGGCCACGGCTCGGGCGTGCTCGACCGAGGGCCTTGCTGCGGTCGCCGTGCCGGTCCTGGTCCGTCGCGGCCGGGGCCGCGACCAGGTCGGGCTCGGGGCGCGGGCCCGCTCCCGCAACCTCGCGGGGCACGTCGTCGTCCGGCGCGCCTCGACCTCCTCGATCCGCGGGCGCTCGGTCCTGCTGCTCGACGACGTCCTGACGACGGGAGCGACGTTGGCCGCCTGCGAGCAGGCGCTCGGGCTCGCCGGCGCCGTCGTGATCGGCGCCCTGACGATCGCCGCGACGCCTTCACCCGGTCGAACCGCGGGGCGAGTGGAAGTTGGCGCGGACCCGGTCTAG
- the raiA gene encoding ribosome-associated translation inhibitor RaiA, whose product MEIVVTGRHTEVPERFRLHAVDKLAKLDLLAPQAQRIDVEVTHERNPRQAESAERVELTVVDKGPVIRAEACADDRYAALDLALAKLQERLRRSRDRRKDHHGNATVPPVDVRPAPPEEDVAGVPAPHVPGDVTETTLGDSPVVIREKVHAAKPMTVDDALYEMELVGHDFYLFIDIETAQPSVAYRRRGWSYGVIKLDSPVALPGGQDRSAAAS is encoded by the coding sequence ATGGAGATCGTGGTCACAGGCCGTCACACGGAGGTCCCGGAGAGGTTCCGGCTGCACGCCGTCGACAAGCTCGCCAAGCTCGATCTGCTCGCCCCCCAAGCCCAGCGCATCGACGTCGAGGTGACGCACGAGCGCAACCCCCGTCAGGCGGAGAGTGCCGAGCGCGTCGAGCTGACAGTCGTCGACAAGGGTCCTGTGATCCGCGCCGAGGCATGCGCGGACGACCGGTATGCGGCGCTCGACCTTGCCCTTGCGAAGCTCCAGGAACGCCTGCGCAGGTCGCGCGACCGGCGCAAGGACCACCACGGCAACGCGACGGTCCCACCCGTCGACGTCCGTCCCGCGCCTCCTGAGGAAGACGTGGCCGGTGTGCCGGCCCCGCACGTGCCCGGCGACGTCACGGAGACGACCCTGGGTGACTCGCCCGTCGTCATCCGCGAGAAGGTCCACGCCGCCAAGCCGATGACGGTCGATGACGCGCTCTACGAGATGGAGCTCGTCGGGCACGACTTCTACCTGTTCATCGACATCGAGACCGCACAGCCGTCCGTCGCCTACCGGCGTCGCGGCTGGAGCTACGGAGTGATCAAGCTTGACAGCCCGGTCGCTCTGCCCGGTGGCCAGGACAGGTCGGCAGCTGCCAGCTGA
- the mtrB gene encoding MtrAB system histidine kinase MtrB — translation MSATGSARARRAWRLIRVRLARRPRAFARSWRSSLQLRVIATTLAIGLATLAGLGVYLSDRIRNGLFTQRVDQVLEESARGTQQAQATFDSSTATTSTEVQQLINDVVLALSSGGSGDREVFMLRAPGQAMPVLVIPMASDSSLVSLIGPDLRAQTQAGKGQRWQSAAWPSATVTEAGAPRVEPAVVVGQTVTVPVAGTYELYFLYSLQSEQERLAFLQRMLAIAGAALVVLLGTMTWIVTRQVVRPVRIAAEVAERLADGHLEERMPVRGQDELATLGRSFNEMAESLQEQIIRMEQLGALQRRFVSDVSHELRTPLTTIRMAGEVLHASRADFEPGIKRSAELLLMQIDRFEDLLVDLLEISRFDAGAAVLDAEGRDVRDAVTAVVEQSVPLAERKGSWLSVVLPEQRCQADIDPRRVERILRNLLVNAIEHAEGTTVEVTLAADAEAVAVTVRDTGVGMTREESEHVFDRFWRADPARARTTGGSGLGLAISLEDAHLHGGWLEVWSRPAQGACFRLTLPRRAGIRLTGSPLPLEPARPPDVAAPVERTGADPAALPDLEPDTDLDHLDAR, via the coding sequence GTGAGTGCGACGGGGTCAGCGCGCGCGCGACGGGCGTGGCGCCTCATCCGCGTCCGGCTCGCCCGCCGACCGCGGGCATTCGCTCGCTCCTGGCGCTCCTCGCTGCAGCTGCGCGTCATCGCCACGACCCTCGCGATCGGTCTCGCGACCCTCGCCGGCCTCGGTGTGTACCTGTCCGACCGGATCCGCAACGGGCTGTTCACGCAACGTGTCGACCAGGTGCTCGAGGAGAGCGCCCGCGGCACCCAGCAGGCGCAGGCGACCTTCGACTCGTCGACGGCGACCACCTCGACCGAGGTCCAGCAGCTCATCAACGACGTCGTCCTGGCGCTCAGCTCGGGCGGCTCGGGCGATCGCGAGGTCTTCATGCTCCGGGCTCCCGGTCAGGCCATGCCTGTCCTGGTGATCCCGATGGCATCGGACTCGAGCCTCGTCTCGTTGATCGGCCCGGACCTGCGCGCGCAGACGCAGGCGGGCAAGGGGCAGCGCTGGCAGTCGGCCGCGTGGCCGTCCGCGACGGTCACCGAGGCCGGCGCGCCGAGGGTCGAGCCTGCGGTCGTGGTCGGCCAGACGGTCACCGTCCCCGTGGCGGGCACCTACGAGCTCTACTTCCTGTACAGCCTGCAGTCCGAGCAGGAGCGGCTCGCGTTCCTCCAGCGGATGCTCGCGATCGCGGGGGCCGCGCTCGTGGTGCTGCTCGGCACGATGACCTGGATCGTCACCCGGCAGGTCGTCCGGCCCGTCCGGATCGCGGCGGAGGTCGCGGAGCGCCTCGCAGACGGTCACCTCGAGGAGCGCATGCCGGTGCGCGGTCAGGACGAGCTCGCGACCCTGGGCCGTTCGTTCAACGAGATGGCGGAGAGCCTCCAGGAGCAGATCATCCGCATGGAGCAGCTCGGTGCGCTCCAGCGCCGCTTCGTGTCCGACGTGTCCCATGAGCTGCGCACCCCGCTCACGACCATCCGCATGGCGGGGGAGGTGCTGCACGCCTCGCGCGCCGACTTCGAGCCCGGGATCAAGCGGTCGGCCGAGCTGCTGCTCATGCAGATCGACCGGTTCGAAGACCTGCTCGTCGACCTCCTGGAGATCAGCAGGTTCGACGCCGGTGCGGCCGTGCTCGACGCCGAGGGCCGGGACGTGCGCGATGCCGTGACCGCTGTGGTCGAGCAGTCCGTCCCGCTCGCGGAGCGCAAGGGTTCGTGGCTGAGCGTCGTCCTGCCGGAGCAGCGCTGCCAGGCCGACATCGACCCTCGTCGGGTCGAACGCATCTTGCGCAACTTGCTGGTCAACGCGATCGAGCACGCGGAGGGCACGACGGTCGAGGTCACCCTGGCAGCCGATGCCGAGGCGGTCGCGGTCACGGTGCGCGACACGGGGGTCGGGATGACGCGCGAGGAGAGCGAGCACGTCTTCGACCGGTTCTGGCGCGCCGACCCGGCGCGGGCGAGGACGACCGGCGGCTCGGGGCTCGGGCTCGCCATCTCGCTCGAGGACGCGCACCTGCACGGCGGCTGGCTCGAGGTCTGGAGCCGCCCGGCGCAGGGTGCGTGCTTCCGGCTCACGCTGCCACGGCGCGCCGGGATCCGGCTGACCGGGTCGCCGCTGCCGCTCGAGCCCGCGCGGCCGCCGGACGTCGCAGCCCCCGTCGAACGCACGGGGGCCGATCCGGCCGCCCTGCCCGACCTCGAGCCGGACACCGACCTCGACCACCTGGACGCCCGATGA
- a CDS encoding crosslink repair DNA glycosylase YcaQ family protein, translated as MPLTSSTLSLAQARRVALRAQGLDRPRAARTAPATMRQFQQVVDRVGLLQIDSVNVLARAHLMPVFSRVGPYDTALLDRAAGDAPRRLVETWAHEASYVPPATYPLLGWRRRDYLSTAWGIIRDVPLQHSGLVTEIRALVAAHGPMTASQVQVFYEADHPRSRTGWGWNWTAAKRVLEFLFFTGEVTPARRNASFERCYDLTERVLPADVLARPAPSDADAVRALVEISARAHGIGSLRCLADYSRISTARATPAVADLVEAGTLVPVAVEGWNRTAYLHRDAALPRRAHGRALLSPFDPLVFERRRVEELFGLRYRIEIYVPADKRVHGYYVLPFLHGDRLAALVDLKADRRAGVLRVHAAHSVPAGVGRTDPDVPAALAAELRLLADWLGLGEVAIGTPGSGALGDLAPALVAALATAHDVAR; from the coding sequence GTGCCGCTCACGTCGTCGACCCTCTCGCTCGCCCAGGCCCGCCGCGTCGCCCTGCGTGCGCAGGGGCTCGACCGTCCGCGCGCCGCCAGGACCGCGCCGGCCACGATGCGTCAGTTCCAGCAGGTCGTGGACCGGGTCGGCCTGCTGCAGATCGACTCGGTCAACGTGCTGGCGCGCGCGCACCTGATGCCGGTGTTCTCCCGGGTCGGCCCGTACGACACCGCCCTGCTCGACCGCGCCGCCGGCGACGCGCCCCGCCGCCTGGTGGAGACCTGGGCCCACGAGGCGTCGTACGTCCCACCCGCGACGTACCCGCTGCTCGGCTGGCGGCGGCGCGACTACCTGTCGACCGCGTGGGGCATCATCCGCGACGTCCCGCTGCAGCACTCGGGGCTTGTCACCGAGATCCGCGCGCTCGTCGCCGCCCACGGCCCGATGACCGCGAGCCAGGTGCAGGTGTTCTACGAGGCGGATCATCCGCGCAGCCGCACCGGGTGGGGCTGGAACTGGACGGCCGCCAAACGCGTCCTGGAGTTCCTGTTCTTCACCGGCGAGGTCACCCCGGCACGGCGCAACGCCTCGTTCGAGCGCTGCTACGACCTCACCGAGCGGGTTCTTCCCGCCGACGTGCTCGCACGTCCCGCGCCCAGCGACGCCGATGCCGTCCGCGCGCTCGTCGAGATCTCGGCGCGAGCGCACGGCATCGGCTCGCTGCGCTGCCTCGCCGACTACTCCCGGATCTCCACGGCCCGCGCCACGCCGGCCGTCGCGGACCTCGTCGAGGCGGGCACCCTCGTCCCGGTGGCGGTCGAGGGGTGGAACCGCACGGCGTACCTGCACCGGGACGCGGCACTGCCGCGCCGTGCGCATGGCCGGGCGCTCCTGAGCCCCTTCGACCCGCTCGTGTTCGAGCGGCGCCGGGTCGAGGAGCTGTTCGGGCTGCGCTACCGCATCGAGATCTACGTCCCGGCCGACAAGCGCGTGCACGGCTACTACGTCCTGCCGTTCCTCCACGGCGACCGTCTCGCGGCCCTCGTCGACCTCAAGGCCGACCGGCGGGCAGGCGTGCTACGGGTGCACGCGGCGCACAGCGTCCCGGCGGGTGTTGGTCGAACCGACCCCGACGTCCCAGCGGCGCTCGCGGCCGAGCTGCGGCTGCTGGCGGACTGGCTCGGGCTCGGCGAGGTGGCGATCGGGACGCCGGGCTCCGGCGCGCTCGGGGACCTTGCTCCCGCGCTGGTCGCGGCGCTCGCGACCGCCCACGACGTCGCGCGCTGA